The segment CTGGGGCCAGGAGTTGCGCCAGACGTCAGGGGCTTCGAGGCCCGCGACGGCGCAGACGGCGGTGGGGTTGCGGAGGTCAAGAGACATGACTGGTGTCCTGTGTCCAGTGGTTAGGTACCGTATTGGGCGGCATGGCAGCGGGTGGATGGAGGGGCCGGCTATCAGCCGGCCCGCCGTGCGCCGCTCCCGTTGGTGTGTAGCATCCGCCTCGAACGACGGGCCGGCTAGTAGCCGGCCCCTCCGACGGCAACGGCATGCCGGCTGGAAGCCGGCGCTCCTACGGCTCAGATGTGCAGCCCGCCCCACAGCCGCGGCAGGCGCTGCTCGACGCGGAGCAGCCCTGAGCGGCGCGAACGGCTATCGCCACGCCACTACCTTCGCCACGAGGTCGCTCACGGGGACGCAGGGCGGCGACCATAGGTGGGAGTCGTTTGAGTCGTTGCGGTTGTCTCCGAGCGCTGCCACCGTGCCAGGCGGAACCGTGACCTCACCGCTGGCGGGCCAGGTGTAGGCCATGGGTTCCTTGATGTAGGGCTCGTCCACGGCCTGGCCGCTGCGCCACAGCCTGCCGCCACTCACCTTCAAGCGGTCACCGGGGACGCCGACGATGCGCTTGAGGAAGGGGCGAGGCGACTCGTCCGCTTTCCGCACGATGACAACATCGCCAAACTGCGGCGGATGGACCACGTAGTAGCCGCGCACGGTGATTACAGTCTGCCCTGCCCTGTACGTCGGCTCCATCGTCGCCGAGCTGACCCGGTATGAGGCCAAGCACGGCAGCGCGAACGCCGGGCGCCGCGAGACCAGAGCGGCCCCGCCGACCAGGCACGCGACGATGAACAGGCACACCACGACGGCCAGAAGGGCGTACCTGTCGCGTGGTCGGCGCGCCCGCCGCACATTCGCAGGCCCCGAACCGCCCGCGCTTCCCGCCATCTCCTCGTCCCCCGGTTCCCGAATTCCGACTCACGACTCCGGCCGTTCAGATATGCAGCCCGCCCCACAGCCGCGGCAGACGCTGGTCCACCGGGAGTAGCTCCACGCAGTGCCAGTGGGGTTCGGTCTGGTACCAGTACGCGGTGCTGCTGTAGTCGTGGGCCATGTTGTTCGCGTGGCCGTGCTCGATGTTGAACAGCAAGCTCTCCCGGAACGGGATCGGGTCCTGGATGTGGTAGCGGTACTGGCTGTGCTTGCCCGTGTAGTCGGCGTTGGTCTTGAAGTGGTAGCCGTAGTACGGGGTGCAGAAGACTTCCTTGAGGCGGTTGTAGTTCCACGCGCCGCAGAAGTAGTCCTCGGTGCCTGTGCCGTGCAGCGACGGCGGCCACTGCTCGCCGTCAATGAAGAACATGTCGTCGCCCTCGCCCCACCAGCCGGGCGTCTGGGCGTCAATGTCCAGGTGGCAGCCGACGTAGTGGCCCCGGCCCTTCGCCTCCAGGATCACGTAGTTGGTCTCGCCACCGATGTTCTGCCCCTCGGGCAGTTCCTCGGCCACACACTGCTCCCGTCGCCACTGGGCGTG is part of the bacterium genome and harbors:
- the lepB gene encoding signal peptidase I, giving the protein MAGSAGGSGPANVRRARRPRDRYALLAVVVCLFIVACLVGGAALVSRRPAFALPCLASYRVSSATMEPTYRAGQTVITVRGYYVVHPPQFGDVVIVRKADESPRPFLKRIVGVPGDRLKVSGGRLWRSGQAVDEPYIKEPMAYTWPASGEVTVPPGTVAALGDNRNDSNDSHLWSPPCVPVSDLVAKVVAWR
- a CDS encoding DUF2961 domain-containing protein, which codes for MIGSSLRDLARLRDYKALRSSSWDQTGGNKDYWTIEPGQTRVLADIAGPGCLTHLWTTISCGERDYLRKLVLRMYWDGEDRPSVECPVGDFFGLGHAATTYFSSAALSMMDRAFNCFFPMPFASGARIEVTSECETKDTVYYFYVDYESYDSAPEDMGRFHAQWRREQCVAEELPEGQNIGGETNYVILEAKGRGHYVGCHLDIDAQTPGWWGEGDDMFFIDGEQWPPSLHGTGTEDYFCGAWNYNRLKEVFCTPYYGYHFKTNADYTGKHSQYRYHIQDPIPFRESLLFNIEHGHANNMAHDYSSTAYWYQTEPHWHCVELLPVDQRLPRLWGGLHI